Below is a genomic region from Gemmobacter sp. 24YEA27.
GGCTGCGATGGCCGAACAGCGTCAGAAAGCGCGCGCCGCCTGGTCCGGCACCGGCGAGGCCAAAGATGCGAAGATCTGGTTCGAACTCGCTGAATCGAAAGGCGTAACCGAGTTTCTTGGCTATGAGACCGAGGCCGCCGAAGCTGTCGTTCAGGCGCTGGTGCGCGATGGCGCCGAGATCGGCGCGGCACAAACCGGTGAAAGCGTGCAGGTCGTCGTCAACCAGACCCCGTTTTACGCTGAAAGCGGCGGCCAGGTCGGCGATACCGGCTTCATCCGCACCGATACCGGCGTGGTCGAGGTGACGGATACCAAAAAGGCGGCCGGCATCTTCATTCATATCGGCAAGGTGGTCGAGGGCGGCATCTCGCGGGGCAGCCCGCGCGACTGGAGGTTTCGCATATCCGCCGTTCGGCGATCCGCGCCAACCATTCCGCAACTCACCTGCTGCATGAGGCGCTGCGCGCGGCCCTTGGCGATCACGTGGCGCAGAAGGGCTCGCTCAATGCGCCCGACCGGCTGCGGTTTGACTTTTCGCATGGTCAGGGGCTGAGTGCTGCCGAACTGGCGCAGGTCGAGGCGGAGGTGAATGACTATATCCGCCAGAACACCGCCGTTGAAACCCGGATCATGACGCCGGATGACGCGCGCGGCATCGGGGCCCAGGCGCTCTTTGGCGAAAAATATGGCGATGAGGTCCGCGTCGTTTCGATGGGCCAGCTTCCTGCCTCGGGCAAGGGGGCTGATGGGGCCACCTATAGCCTCGAGCTTTGCGGCGGTACGCATGTCAAACGCACCGGCGATATCGGCGCCTTCGTGCTCCTGGGCGATTCCGCGTCTTCGGCTGGTGTGCGCCGGATCGAAGCGCTGACCGGCGAAGCAGCACTGCAACATCTGCGCGCCCAGGAGCAACGCCTCGCAGAGGTCGCCTCGGTTCTGAAAGCACCGGTCGCTGAGGTGGTGGAAAGGGTGCGCGCGCTGGCCGAAGAGCGCAGGACCCTTGCGAATGAAATCGCCACCCTGCGGCGCGAGCTTGCGATGAGCGGTGGCGGCACTGCGGGGCCCGAGGCCAAAGAAATCAACGGTGTGAAGCTGATTGCTCAGGTGCTGAAAGGCGTTTCGGGCAAGGATCTTCCGGCGCTGATCGACGAGATGAAAGCCCGGATCGGTTCGGGCGCGGTCCTGCTGATCGCCGATACCGGCGCGAAACCGGCGGTGGCGGCGGGCGTGACCCAGGATCTTACCGGCAAAGTCTCGGCCGTGGATCTGGTCAAGGCGGCAGCGGCCGCGCTCGGCGGCAAAGGCGGCGGCGGTCGCCCGGATATGGCGCAGGCCGGCGGCAATGATATCGCCGGTGCCGAGGCTGCGATCAGGGCGGCCGAAGCCGTGCTGGGGAGCTGAGCCATGCCAGCAGCCTATTGGATCGCCCATGTCCATGTGACCGATGCCGAGGCCTATGCGCGCTATGCCAAAGGCGCGACCATAGCCATCGAGGCGCATGGCGGCAGCTTCCTCGCAAGGGGGGGGCGCTATGTGCAGCTCGAAGGCAATGACCGTTCGCGCAATGTGCTGGCGCGCTTCCCCGATCTCGAAACGGCGGTCGCCTGCTACAATTCGCCCGAATATCAGGCCGCGCTGGATCATGCCCGTGGTGCTGCGGTCCGTGATCTCGTCGTGGTTGAAGCGGCAGAGTAGCCGCCGCATCTCCAGGCAATTCTTTGCTTTGGTAATCTTTCGTGAACGGCCCGGGGCTTATCATGCCCCGGGCCTTTCGCTATTCTGGCCCAAAATCGCAGCGTGGGGCAATAACCCGCGATCGGGCAGAGGACAGTGATCATGTGTCGTTGGGCGGCCTATACGGGCGAGCCGATTTTTCTGGAAGATATCGTTTCACGCCCTGGTCATTCGCTGATCCATCAAAGCCATGGCGCCACCCAATGCCGCACCGCGATCAATGCCGACGGCTTCGGCATCGCCTGGTATGGGGATCGGTCTGAACCCGGGCTTTACCGCGATGTCATGCCGGCCTGGTCGGATCCGAACCTGAAAAGCCTCACCGCCCAGGTGAAATCGGGCCTTTTCCTTGCCCATGTCCGCGCCTCGACCGGCACCGCCACCAGCCGCAACAATTGCCACCCCTTCACCGCCGGGCGGTGGAGCTTCATGCATAACGGCCAGGTCGGCGGTTATGACGCCTTTCGCCGCGATGCTGAAATGCTGATCCCCGACACGCTTTACGCGCAGCGCAAAGGCGCAACCGACAGCGAGGCGCTCTTCCTCGTCGCCCTTGCCGATGGCCTCGAAACCGATCCGCGCACAGCCCTTGAACGCGCCTGCGCCCGGTTCATTTCCCTCGCCCGTCGCAAAGGCGCAGCGCCCTTTCTCAGGATGACCGCCGCGCTGTCAGATGGCGAAACGCTTTATGCGGTGCGTTATGCCAGCGACGACCTGGCGCCCTCGCTCTGGTATCGCTGGTCCGACAGCCGCAAAGGCATGGCCGTGGTCTCCGAGCCGCTCGAGGCCGGAGAGGGTGACTGGACCGAAGTGCCGGCCAATTCCTTCTGCACCTTCAGTGCGGTCGATGTCAGAACTCAGTCCTTCATGCCCTGCAGTCTCAAAGAGGCTGCATAGAAAAAGGGCACCCGGAACAGGTGCCCATTTCCTCCTGACAGAAATACGCCACGGGGGCGTGGGGGTGTGAAACCCCCACCTCCGCCGCCAGCCTGATCAGTCCAGCGCCCTGAAGTTCAGCGAGGCACCTTCCTTGATCCCCGAGAACCAGCGCGCCGTCACCGTCTTGGTCTTGGTGTAGAAGCGCAGTGCATCCGGGCCATATTGGTTCAGGTCACCAAAGGACGACTTCTTCCAGCCGCCAAAGGTGTAGTAGCTCAGCGGCACCGGGATCGGGAAGTTCACGCCCACCATCCCGACATTGACCCGGCTTGCAAAGTCACGCGCCGTGTCGCCATCGGCGGTAAAGATCGCCGTGCCATTGCCATATTCATTGTCGATCACCAGTTGCAGCGCATCCTCATAGGTCTCGGCGCGCACCTGGGTCAGCACCGGCCCGAAGATCTCCTGCTTGTAGATCTCCATATCGCGGGTCGCATGGTCAAAGAGCGATGGTCCGACGAAGAAGCCGTTCTCATAGCCCTGGAGGCTGAAATTCCGGCCATCGACGACCAGTTTCGCGCCCTGTTCAACACCGGAATCGATCAGGCCACGGATCCGCTGCGCCGAGGCCGAGGTGATCACCGGTCCGAAATCAACATCATCACCAGCGGTATAGGGGCCGACTTTCAGCTTTTCGATGCGCGGCACCAGCTTTTCGATCAGCGCATCGGCGGTTTCCTTGCCCACCGGCACCGCGACCGAAATTGCCATGCAGCGTTCGCCCGCCGCGCCGAAACCGGCGCCGATCAGGGCATCTGCCGCCTTGTCGAGATCGGCATCCGGCATGATGACCATATGGTTCTTCGCGCCGCCGAAGCACTGCGCGCGTTTGCCGTTCGCTGCCGCGCGGCCGTAGATATATTGCGCGATCGGGGTCGAACCAACGAAGCCGACCGCCTGGATCACCTCGTGATCAAGGATCGCATCGACGATTTCCTTGTCGCCGTTCACCACCTGCAACACGCCATCCGGCAGGCCTGCTTCTTTCAGGAGTTCCGCCAGGTAGAGAGCCGTCGAGGGGCAGCGCTCGGACGGTTTCAGGATCATCGCATTGCCTGCAACCAGAGCCGGGGCCATTTTCCACAGCGGGATCATCGCCGGGAAGTTGAAAGGCGTGATGCCTGCGACAACGCCAAGCGCCTGACGCATCGAATAAATATCGATCCCCGGGCCGGCACTGTCGGTATATTCGCCTTTCAGAAGCGCAGGCGCCCCCATGCAGACCTCGACGACTTCCAGACCGCGCTGTACGTCGCCTTTCGCATCCGGAATGGTCTTGCCATGCTCGCGCGACACCAGCTCTGCGAGCTTTTCCATGTCACGGTTGATCAGGGCCGCAAAGGCCATCATCACACGGGCGCGGCGCTGCGGGTTGACCGCCTGCCATTTCAGCTGCGCTGCAGCCGCCGACTGGATGGCGGCGTCAAGCTCTGCCGGCGTGGCCAGCGCAAGGCGCGCCTGGACTTCGCCGGTGGCGGGGTTGAAGACATCAGTGAAGCGGCCCGACGTGCCCTTCGCCAGCTTGCCGTCGATCCAGTGACCAATCTCAGCGACCATGGCAGAACCTCCCATATGGAATTGCATATACCGCTTTTACCCTTGCGAATTCGCGGATCAAAGCGCCAATAGACCAAAGGCGTTTTGCATTTTCGCAAAAGGGTGCGGCTTGGCGGGGACGGAATGGATTGGGACGATCTGCGGATTTTTCTGGAAGTTGCGCGCCATGAAAGCCTGTCGGGCGCGGGCAAGCGGCTTAAGATCGATGCGGCGACGGTCGGGCGGCGGGTGCAGCGCTTTGAAGAGGCGCTTGGCCAGCGGCTATTTGCCCGCAGCCCCCAGGGCTATCAGCTGAGCCAGGCCGGTGAGCGTCTTTTGCCGGCGGCCGAACGTGCCGAGGCCGCGATGCTGGCGGCAGGCGAAGCGCTGAGCGGTGACCGGCCGGGGCAGGGGCTGACCGGGCTGATCCGGCTTGGCGCCCCCGATGGCTGCGCCAATTACCTCTTGCCGCCGGTGATCGCGCGGATCTGCGACCAGAATCCGGGGCTTGAGGTGCAGCTGGTGGCGCTGCCGCGCGTCTTTAACCTTTCGAAGCGAGAGGCCGATATGGCGATCGGCGTCTCGCGGCCTGAAACCGGGCGGCTCACGGTACAGAAGCTGACCGATTACCGGCTGGTGCTGGCGGCCTCTGACGCCTGGCTCGCGCGTAACCCTGAGCCGCAGGATCTGGCCGATCTGCGCGAGCTGCGATTCGTCGGCTATATCCCGGATCTGATTTTCGACAAGGAACTGGACTACCTGGCCGAGCTTGGTGCGCCCCAGGTGGCTATTTCATCTAACTCGGTCTCGGTGCAGCTGAATTTTTTGCGACAGGGGGTGGGAATCGGCATTGTTCATGATTTCGCCCTGCCGGCCGCGCCTGAACTCAGGCAGCTCCTGCCCGATAAGGTAGGGCTGACCCGGTCGTTCTGGCTGATCCGTCACGCCGATGACGGGCGGGTTCAGCGGTTGAACCGCTTTGCGCAAAGCCTTGTGCGCGAGACAAAGGTCGAGATGGCCAGGCATGAAAAGACTGTTCCGCCCGGTGGTTACGGCCACGGGGCTTGACAGAATCCCTGGGCTCAAAGACCCTTCCTCTGACAGACGCGGGAAAGTGAGGAACAGCCCATGCTTGTCAGCCAGATCCTTAAGACAAAACCGGCAGGGGTGATCACGATTGCCCCCGAGGCCACTGTTGCCGAAGCTGCCGCATTGCTGTCCGAGAAACGGATCGGGGCGATCATCGTCTCATCCGACGGCAAGACGGCCCTCGGGATTCTCTCCGAGCGCGATATCGTCCGCGAGCTCGGGCGCACCGGCGTGACCTGCCTTTCGGCAAAGGTCACCGAGCTGATGACGTCAAAGCTCGTCTCCTGCACCAGCGGCGATCTGAATATGGATATCCTGAAAACCATGACCGATGGCCGGTTCCGCCATATGCCGGTGATCGAAAATGGCGAAATGCTGGCGATCATCACCCTGGGCGATGTGGTGAAGGCACGGTTGCAGGAGCTGAGCGCCGAGAAGGATGCCCTTGAAGGCATGATCATGGGTCATTGACCGGCAGTGTCGACTGCGCCGGCTTTTGCTGCGCTGCGGCGGTTTTGATCTTGCGCAGGCGCAGGCAATATTGTTGCGTGCGCCTGCAGCGGAGGGATCAGGGAGGATTTACCCATGCGCATCGGCCTTTATCCGGGCACCTTTGATCCGGTAACGCTTGGGCATACCGATATTATCCGGCGGGCTATGGTGCTGGTTGACCGGCTGGTGATTGGCGTGGCGATCAACCGGGACAAGGGCCCCTTGTTCAGCCTTGATGACCGGGTTGCGATGCTGCGCGCTGAATGTGCCGCGATCACTGAGATCACCGGCGGTGAGATTCTGGTGCACCCGTTCGAGAATCTGCTGATCGACTGCGCCCGCGACGTGGGGGCGAATGTGATCGTGCGCGGGCTCAGGGCAGTGGCGGATTTCGAATATGAATTCCAGATGGTCGGGATGAACCGGGCGCTCGACGATTCTGTCGAGACGGTCTTCCTGATGGCCGATGCGCGCCGCCAGGCGATTGCTTCAAAACTGGTGAAAGAAATCGCAAGACTGGGCGGCGATGTGAGCCGCTTCGTGCCGGCCCCGGTCGCCACGGCCCTGAAAGCGAAATACGGCTGAACAAGGGGCCGATTTCTTCAAAGAAATCGGCGCGGATTTTTTGAAAAATCCGCGCCCCTGGTCGAGGTCGCTCTGCCCAGTCAGGGATCAGATCAGCTTACCCATCACGACGGCGGTATCGGCCATCCGGTTCGAGAAGCCCCATTCATTGTCATACCAGCTCAGGACCGAAACCATGGTTCCGTCCATTACCTTGGTCTGGTCGATATGGAAGATCGACGAATGGGGGTCATGGTTGAAGTCTGACGAGACATTCTTGAACTTCGTATAGCCCAGGATGCCTTTCAGCGGGCCGTCTGCGGCCGCGATGATTGCATCATTGATCTCTTCCACCGTAGTTGCGCGCTTCGCGATGAATTTCAGATCCACGACCGAGACATTCGGGTCGGCACGCGGATCGCGAAGCCATCAAGCTTGCCCTTCAGCTCGGGCAGCACCAGACCCACGGCCTTTGCCGCACCGGTCGAGGTCGGGATCATTGAGAGCGCTGCCGCGCGGGCTCGGTAGAGATCCTTATGCATCGTGTCCAGCGTCGGCTGGTCGCCGGTATAGGAGTGGATCGTCGTCATCATGCCTTTTTCGATGCCGATGGCGTCATGCAGCACTTTTGCGACCGGCGAGAGGCAGTTGGTGGTGCAGCTCGCGTTCGAGACGATCAGGTCTTCGGCAGTCAGCGTATTGTCATTCACGCCGAAGACGATGGTCTTGTCAGCATTCTCGCCCGGGGCCGAGATCAGCACACGTTTTGATCCGTTTTCCAGATGGGCCTGGCATTTCTCTTTCGAGGTGAAGATGCCGGTGCATTCCAGCACGACATCGACATCCGACCAGGGCAGTTCGGCCGGATTGCGCAGTGCGGTCACCCTGATGGGGCCGCGACCGACATCGATCCAGTCCGGACCGGTGGTCACTTCGGCCGGGAAACGGCCATGAACCGAGTCGAAGCGCAGCAGATGCGCAT
It encodes:
- a CDS encoding LysR family transcriptional regulator; the protein is MDWDDLRIFLEVARHESLSGAGKRLKIDAATVGRRVQRFEEALGQRLFARSPQGYQLSQAGERLLPAAERAEAAMLAAGEALSGDRPGQGLTGLIRLGAPDGCANYLLPPVIARICDQNPGLEVQLVALPRVFNLSKREADMAIGVSRPETGRLTVQKLTDYRLVLAASDAWLARNPEPQDLADLRELRFVGYIPDLIFDKELDYLAELGAPQVAISSNSVSVQLNFLRQGVGIGIVHDFALPAAPELRQLLPDKVGLTRSFWLIRHADDGRVQRLNRFAQSLVRETKVEMARHEKTVPPGGYGHGA
- a CDS encoding CBS domain-containing protein produces the protein MLVSQILKTKPAGVITIAPEATVAEAAALLSEKRIGAIIVSSDGKTALGILSERDIVRELGRTGVTCLSAKVTELMTSKLVSCTSGDLNMDILKTMTDGRFRHMPVIENGEMLAIITLGDVVKARLQELSAEKDALEGMIMGH
- a CDS encoding class II glutamine amidotransferase, translating into MCRWAAYTGEPIFLEDIVSRPGHSLIHQSHGATQCRTAINADGFGIAWYGDRSEPGLYRDVMPAWSDPNLKSLTAQVKSGLFLAHVRASTGTATSRNNCHPFTAGRWSFMHNGQVGGYDAFRRDAEMLIPDTLYAQRKGATDSEALFLVALADGLETDPRTALERACARFISLARRKGAAPFLRMTAALSDGETLYAVRYASDDLAPSLWYRWSDSRKGMAVVSEPLEAGEGDWTEVPANSFCTFSAVDVRTQSFMPCSLKEAA
- a CDS encoding DUF1330 domain-containing protein; amino-acid sequence: MPAAYWIAHVHVTDAEAYARYAKGATIAIEAHGGSFLARGGRYVQLEGNDRSRNVLARFPDLETAVACYNSPEYQAALDHARGAAVRDLVVVEAAE
- a CDS encoding CoA-acylating methylmalonate-semialdehyde dehydrogenase; translated protein: MVAEIGHWIDGKLAKGTSGRFTDVFNPATGEVQARLALATPAELDAAIQSAAAAQLKWQAVNPQRRARVMMAFAALINRDMEKLAELVSREHGKTIPDAKGDVQRGLEVVEVCMGAPALLKGEYTDSAGPGIDIYSMRQALGVVAGITPFNFPAMIPLWKMAPALVAGNAMILKPSERCPSTALYLAELLKEAGLPDGVLQVVNGDKEIVDAILDHEVIQAVGFVGSTPIAQYIYGRAAANGKRAQCFGGAKNHMVIMPDADLDKAADALIGAGFGAAGERCMAISVAVPVGKETADALIEKLVPRIEKLKVGPYTAGDDVDFGPVITSASAQRIRGLIDSGVEQGAKLVVDGRNFSLQGYENGFFVGPSLFDHATRDMEIYKQEIFGPVLTQVRAETYEDALQLVIDNEYGNGTAIFTADGDTARDFASRVNVGMVGVNFPIPVPLSYYTFGGWKKSSFGDLNQYGPDALRFYTKTKTVTARWFSGIKEGASLNFRALD
- the coaD gene encoding pantetheine-phosphate adenylyltransferase, whose translation is MRIGLYPGTFDPVTLGHTDIIRRAMVLVDRLVIGVAINRDKGPLFSLDDRVAMLRAECAAITEITGGEILVHPFENLLIDCARDVGANVIVRGLRAVADFEYEFQMVGMNRALDDSVETVFLMADARRQAIASKLVKEIARLGGDVSRFVPAPVATALKAKYG